TGCCGATGCCGTAGCCGTTGTTTTCGCAGACGAAGACCACCGGCACATGATAGAGGGCGGCCATGTTCATCGCCTCGTGAAAGACGCCCTGGTTGGTGGCACCATCGCCGAAGAGACAAACCACCACTTGGTCGCCTTCCTGGTAGAGAATGCTGTAGCCGATGCCCACCGCCAGCGGCAAATGCCCGCCGACGATGCCGTAACCGCCCATGAAACGCCGGTCGACATCGAACAGATGCATCGATCCGCCCTTGCCGTGGCTGCATCCGGTCTGGCGACCGAACAGTTCGGCCATCACTTCGTGCGGCCGGGACCCGCGGGCCAGCAGCAGCCCGTGCTCGCGATAGGCGCCGATCATGTAGTCGTCCTGGCGCAGGGCATGGGCCACCCCCACACCGACCGCCTCCTGGCCGCTGTACAGGTGGAGAAAACCGCCAATCTTGCCCTGGCTGTAGAGCCGCGGGCAGGCTTCCTCGAACAGTCTGATCCGGACCATGTCCCGGTACAGGGTGAACAGCTCTTCCCGTTCGGGCAGCCCGGCTTCCTTCGGTTCCGTCATGCCTCACCGGCCTTTCCGGTCCCGTAACGCCGGGACCTGAAAAAAGTCTACCAACTGCCCCGAGCATGACAAGGGCGAGAAAATATTACCCGCCCTTTCCCTGCTCCATCCGGCAAGTGCGCAGCCGTAGCCATGACGCCGCACCGGTTGGAGACGACCCGGACAGTCACGATCTCCCTTTGCCCGACGCCCAAACGAAGAAAAGGCCGGGCAAAGCTTGCCCGGCCTGAGATTGCCGACAAAAAAACAGGTGGCGCGAAAAGGTTCGGCTGCAAGACAACCGACGCTTCAAGGCACGAGAGGTGCCATGCACCGCAAGTCGAGTGTCGAGAAACAAGTAACGCAGCAGAAGGGGTTTGTCCAGCAACCCGAAGGCCGGGCGACAGGCCCGGCCTTCGGCATCATTCAGGAGGTAAGGAGTTGAGGTTCAACCAAGGAAGGTGTTGTTGTTTCTGGCGCGGTTGGCGAGAATCGTCGGGTCGATCACCTCACCGCAGGAGCAGCACTTCCAAGCTTCGAACGACCTGACAAAATCGTAGAATTTTTCAGAATACATCCGGCCACGGCATTTGGGACATTTCATGATCTTCCTCCTTGGGATCGATACGACGAGTTGATTGCCGATCGTTTCATGGGTGCCCCTTGGTATTTCACAGGCCGTGCCAAGCGCCGGAAAAAGGCAGGACATCCGCTACAGACAGGCACAAGCAGACATTTTTCCACCGTAAAATCAATATGTTAGTCAGGCATAAAAAATTCCTTCCAGGCAATGATGGTCTGCTCACCGACCCCGCGAACCCGTTTGAG
The nucleotide sequence above comes from Geothermobacter ehrlichii. Encoded proteins:
- the pdhA gene encoding pyruvate dehydrogenase (acetyl-transferring) E1 component subunit alpha, coding for MTEPKEAGLPEREELFTLYRDMVRIRLFEEACPRLYSQGKIGGFLHLYSGQEAVGVGVAHALRQDDYMIGAYREHGLLLARGSRPHEVMAELFGRQTGCSHGKGGSMHLFDVDRRFMGGYGIVGGHLPLAVGIGYSILYQEGDQVVVCLFGDGATNQGVFHEAMNMAALYHVPVVFVCENNGYGIGTSVRRASAVEELYKKSCAYQTPGVKVDGMNVLTVLQAVSEAVVRAREGGGPTYIEALTYRFRGHSISDPGTYRSEQERRLWKERDPIPRLAALMTTQGLATQEELAAVDAEEKALLAEAIHFAEESPDPPREELWQDIYAEPWPAVILPEKGTIPHG